The Pseudomonas sp. MM223 genome segment TCCACAGGCGTAGCAACGCGTACAGGCCGACCTTGGTCATGATGGCGAACAGCGCAGCTACCGGCGCGCTGGCCGAGGCGTAGGCCGGCACCAGCCAGAAGTTCAGTGGCCAGATGCCGGCTTTGACCAGGAAGGCCATTGCCAGGATCGCCGCACCGGCATGCAACAGGCCGCGGTCGGCCTCCGGTACCAGCGGAATCTTCAGCGCCAGGTCGGCCATGTTCAGGGTACCGGTTACCCCATAGAGCATTGCCGCGCCGATCAGGAACAGCGACGAGGCGAACAGGTTGATGGCGATGTAGTGCAGGCCGGCCCGCACCCGCGCACGCCCCGAACCATGTAGCAGCAAGCCATAGGAGGCTGCCAGCAGCACCTCGAAGAACACGAACAGGTTGAACAGGTCGGCGGTAAGGAAGGCGCCGTACAGGCCCATCAGCTGGATCTGGAACAGCGCATGAAAGCTGGCCCCGGCCCCGTCCCAGCGTGCACGGGCGAACAGCAGGGCGCTGAAGCCGATGACCCCGGTGAGGGTCAGCAGCAGTGCCGACAGGTGGTCCACCACCAAAACGATACCGAATGGTGCCGGCCAGTTGCCCGGCAGGTAGACGCCGATCGATTCCGCCTGGCCCTGGGTGCGCACCCATAGCAACAGGCTGACCGCGATGGCCAGACCGGCGAAAGTCGACAGCAGGTTAAGCCGGGCCTTGATATGCCGGTGTTTCTCGCCCAACAGCAGCATCACCGCCGCCGTCACGAGTGGCAGCAGAATGGGCGCGACAATCAATTGGCTCATGCCATTCATTCGTCACGCTCCCGGCCATCCACGTGGTCGGTACCGGTCAGGCCGCGCGAGGCCAGCAACACCACCAGGAACAGCGCGGTCATGGCGAAGCTGATGACGATGGCGGTAAGCACCAAGGCCTGGGGCAGCGGGTCGGTGTAGTGCAGCAGGTCCTGGGTGACGCCGTCCTTGATGATCGGTTCCTTGCCGATGAACAGGCTGCCCATGCTGAAGATGAACAGGTTTACACCGTACGACAACAGGCAAAGGCCCATGATCACCTGGTACGTCCGCGGGCGCAGGATCAGCCACACCCCCGAGGCGGCCAGCACGCCGATGGCGACTGCAATGACTTCTTCCATCAGGCGGCTCCTGCTTGGCTGGATTTCGATGAATTGCCCGGGCGATAAGCGCGCACCGACTGGTGCGCCAGGGCAGTGAGGATCAGCAGGGTCGAGCCGACCACCACGGTGTACACGCCAACATCGAAGAACAGCGCGCTGGCCACGTGCACATCACCGAGCAACGGCAGGTGCAGGTGGGCGGTATGGGTGGTCAGGAACGGGTAGCCCAGCAGCATGGCGCCAACCCCGGTCAGGGTGGCGCACAACAGCCCGGTGCCCATCCAGCGCAGTGGGCGCAGGCTCATCTGCGCCTCCACCCACTGGGTGCCAGCCACCATGTACTGCAGGATGAACGCCACCGACATTACCAGGCCAGCGACGAAGCCGCCGCCAGGCTGGTTGTGGCCACGCATGAACAGGTACATCGACACCAGCAGGGCGATGGGCAGCAGCAGGCGCACCAGCACCGCGGGTACCATCATGAAGCCCAGGGCGGTGTCGGTGGCATGCCGCGGGTTGATCAGGTCGGTAACCACATCAGGCGCCAGCTGGCGTTGTTGCGCCGGCAACTGCATGCTTTCTTTCGGTGGGCGGAAGCGCCGCAGCAGGGCGAACACGGTAAGCGCCACGGCCACCAGCACGGTGATTTCACCGAGGGTGTCGAAGCCGCGGAAGTCGACCAGCATCACGTTGACCACGTTGGTACCGCCGCCTTGGGGCAGTGCCCGGCTCAGGTAGAACGAGGAAATGTCGTTGGGCGTCGGCCGGGTCAGCATGGCGTAAGACAGCAGTGCCATGCCGCCACCCACCAATACGGCCAGTAGCAGGTCGCGCAGGCGGCGCATGCGCGCGCGCTCCAGGCTGCCCGGCAGCGGTGATACGCCTTCGATACGCCGTGGCAGCCAGCGCAGGCCCAGCAGGATCAGCACCGTGGTGACCACTTCCACCACCAGCTGGGTCAGGGCCAGGTCGGGTGCAGAGAACCAGACAAAGGTGATGCAGGTCATCAGGCCGCAGACACTGACCATGATCAGTGCTGCCAGGCGATGGTACTTGGCCTGGTAGGCGGCGCCGATGGCGCAGGCGATGGCGATCAGCCACAGCGCGACGAATACGCCCGAACCCGGAATCTTGGGCCGGTCGCCCCAGCTGAGCCCGCTGTAGAGCATGGGCGTAAGGCCGGCGAGGAAGGCGGCGACCACCAGCATGAACAGCTGCGACTGCAGGCGACGGGTAGTGAGCAGGCGCTCTGTGTGCCGCGCCAGCAGCATCAGGTGAACCAGCCCGTGCTCGAACAGGCGCTTGCCGTTGAAGCGCTCGATCACCGGTGGGTACGGGAAGCGGCCCAGGCGCAGCTGCTTGCGCAGCAGCAGGTACAGCACGATGCCGCCGGTCATGGCCACCAGGCTCATGATGAGGGGCGCGTTCCAGCCATGCCAGATGGCCAGGCTGTACTCTGGCAGGGTACCGCCTACTACCGGGAGGGCTGCGGCAGCCAGCAGCGGGCCGACCGACTGGGCCGGGAAGATGCCCACCACCAGGCAGGTGAGTACCAGCAGCTCGACCGGTGCACGCATCCAGCGTGGTGGCTCGTGTGGGGTGTGGGGCAGGTCCTGGGCGGTGGGGCCGAAGAACACATCCACGGTAAAGCGCAGGGCGTAGGCCACGCTGAAGGTGCCGGCCAGGGTGGCGATCACCGGCAGCGTTGCTTCGACCCAGGCGGTAGAACTGATGAACACCGTTTCGGCGAAGAACATTTCCTTGGACAGGAAGCCGTTCATCAGCGGCACGCCGGCCATGGAGGCGCTGGCCACCATGGCCAGGGTGGCGGTGTACGGCACCAGGCGGATCAGGCCGCTGAGGCGGCGGATGTCGCGGGTACCGCTTTCGTGGTCGATGATGCCCGCGGCCATGAACAGCGAGGCCTTGAAGGTGGCATGGTTGAGAATGTGGAACACGGCGGCGACCGCGGCCAGCGGGCTGTTCAGGCCCAGCAGCAGGGTAATCAGGCCCAGGTGGCTGATGGTCGAATAGGCCAGCAGGCCCTTGAGGTCGTTCTGGAACATGGCGGCGAAAGCGCCAAGCAGCAGGGTGAGGGCGCCGGCACCGCCAACGATCCAGAACCATTCTTCGCTGCCCGACAGCACCGGCCAGAATCGCGCCAGCAGGAACACCCCGGCTTTGACCATGGTGGCAGAGTGCAAATAGGCCGATACCGGGGTGGGCGCTGCCATGGCATGGGGCAGCCAGAAATGGAAGGGGAACTGTGCGCTTTTGCTCAGGGCGCCGATGAGGATCAGGGGCAGCAGCACCGGGTACAGCGCATGCTGGCGGATGGTGTCGCCGGCAGCCAGGACCTTGTCCAGGTCGTAGCTGCCGACCACATGGCCGAGCAGCAGGGCACCTACCAGCAGGCACAAGCCACCCGCGCCGGTCACCATGAGCGCCATGTAGGCGCCACGTCGGGCGTCTGCGCGGTGGTGCCAGTAGCCGATCAGCAGGAAGGAGAACAGGCTGGTGAGCTCCCAGAAGAACACCAGCTGGATCAGGTTGCCGGAAATGACCAGGCCGAGCATGGCGCCCATGAAGGCCAGGAAGAAGGCGAAGAAGCGCGGGACAGGGTCTTGCGGCGACATGTAGTAGCGGGCATACAGCGACACCAGCGTACCGATGCCCAGCACCAGCAGCGAGAACAGCCAGGCAAAGCCGTCCATGCGCAGCACCAGGTTCAACCCAAGGCTGGGCAGCCAAAGGAACTCTTCGCGAATCACGCCCCCATCAGCAATTTGAGGGTACAGCAGTGCTACCTGGACGGTGCCGACCAGGGCCACGAGCCCGGCAAGAATGGACTCCGCGTTTCGTGCGTTGTGCGGCAGCACGGCTGCCAGGCAACTGCCCACGAACGGCAGAAGCAATAGCACTATCAATGACATAGGGGCCTATTCTGGAGAAGTTTGCAAAGATCATACGTGTCGGTGGGGTGATCACCAACACGCAAGCTGTCGCAGAATCCTACAAACAGGCTGTGACAAGCTGTTTTTTTATAACAGTTTTTTACAAAGCATAGTCGCTGTTGTCATCTTTACAGCCCGGTCTGGCGCTCGCCTTCACCCTGGGCTTCAAGTGTTTCGACGGTTTCGCGGGGGCGTCGTACCTTGAGTTCGCTGACTATCACGGCGATCACGATCAGCAGGCCGCCGAGCAGCGCCACGCCCGGCAAGCGCTCGCCGGCGATGCGCCCGACGATCCCGGCCCACACCGGTTCACCGGCATAGATGAGGGTGGCACGGGTAGGCGAGACCGACTTCTGCGCCCAGTTCATGGCCACCTGGATCACCGCGCTCATGGCGCCCAGGCCTACTGCGCTGGCCAGCAGCAGCCAGGAGAAGTCGGGGATACGCTCCTGGGTCGGCACGATCATCAGGAATGCCAGCAGCGAAGCGGTCGCCAGTTGCACCACGGTGACCCGGCGCACATCGACCTGGCCGGCGTACCGGCTGATCAGGATGATTTCGGCGGCGATGGCGACGGCGCTGACCAGGGTTACCACCTCGCCCTCACTGAAGTGCAGGCTGCCGCCTTCCGGCCCGGCCAGCAGCATAAGGCCGACGAATGCCAGGCAAATGCCGATGCTGGGCATCAGGCCAGGCCGACGGCCCAGCACCAGCCACTGCAACAGCGGCACGAACGGCACGTACAACGCAGTGATGAACGCCGACTGGCTGCTGCTGATGGATTGCAGGCCCATGGTTTGCAAGCCGTAGCCGAGCATGATCGACACGCCGATGAGCATGCCGGCCTTGAGCTCGGTGAAGGTCAGCCCGGGCAACGCCCGTGCCGAAACCACGCCAACGAACAGTGCTGCGGCGGCGAAGCGCAGGCCGACGAAAAACATCGGGCCGCTGACGGTCATCACGTTATGCACCAACAGGAAGGTACCGCCCCACAACATGGTGATGAACACCAGTACCAGTTCAGCCTTGCTCAGGCGGAAGGTAACGGCAGAGGTCGGTTTGTTGCGGGCCTGGCTCATGGTCTTGCGCACTCGGAGGGGGCGGCGCACAATCGCCGCAAAGTGGGCAGTATACTGCGCAATCTTGACCAGTGAGCAATATAGTGCACAAAGATACTTCGCATCGGGCATCGGTGCTGCAACATGTCAGCCTCAACGTACGCAGCTTGCGCAACGCTGCCGGGCTGAGCCAGACAGTGTTGGCCGAGCGCTCGGGGGTCAGCCGGCGCATGCTGGTGGCGATCGAGGCGGGTGAAAAGAATGTCAGCCTGACCACCCTCGACCTGATCGCCGAAGCCTTGGGGGTGGCGTTCAGCACCCTGATCCAGGCACCTGACCAGCGCGACCCCGGCCGCATTGAGGAACTGGCTTGGGCCGGCGAATACCCGCAGAGCAAGGCCGTGCTGCTGGGTAGTAGTGCGGCACGGCGTGAGGTGGAGCTCTGGGAGTGGACCCTGGCACCGGGCGAGTTTTACTCCAGCGAAGCTGATGCCGAAGGCTGGAGCGAGCAGATCTATGTGGCCGAAGGGCAACTGACGCTGGTCATCGAAGGGGTTGAGCATCGGCTGCTGGTTGGGCAGTTCCATGTGTTCCCGAGCAATTGCCGGTATGCGTACCGCAACGATGGGGTGGTGGCAGTGCGCTTTGTACGTAATGTGGTGATTTGACAGGGGCGCACAGCGCCCCCAAAGCGCTCAAGCCGATCAGCCTTTCAGTAAATCATCGGTCCTCACCACCGACGCATAGGCAAATGCCAACGCCGCCATTGCCGAATCATGCACCTGCGCCGCCGGCACCTGTTTGCCGTCGAACTCCAGTGGCAGGGTCGCGCAAGCATCATGCGCCACGGTCACCGTGTAGCCCAGGTCGGCTGCAGCGCGGGTCGCGGCGTCAATGCACATGTGGCTCATGCTGCCAACGATGGTCAGGGCTTCGACGCCATGCCGGTCCAGCGTGTGCTCAAGATCAGTGCCGAGGAAGGCGTTGACCTTGTGCTTGAGCACCACCGGCTCACCTGGCACTGGCTCGACCTTGGCGTGGATGGCCGCACCCTGCGAGCCAGGGGCGAAAAATGGCGCATCGGCGCTGTCGAATTCGTGCCGCACATGTACCACCAGGTCGCCGCGCTGGCGTGCCGCCGCCAGCAGCCGGGCGGCGTTGTCGGCCGCCTGGTCGGCACCATCAAGGGTCCACTTGCCGCCCGGGAAGTAGTCGTTCTGGATGTCGATGATGATCAGCGCCTGCTTGCTCATGCTGCCTCCTGTGGCAGTAGTCGTAGGGAGACGTTAGTTATAGGCTGTGTACACAAACTTGAGGATTGGCACGAACGACACTATGCGGGCAAAAACTGACACCCCTGCCAGCCTGGACATCGGCCTGCTGCTGTATGCCGGCGTGCAGCGCGCCGCCGTACATGGCCTGGCCGACCTGTTCCTGGTGGCCAACCGGGTTGCGGCGGAGCTGGGTGCCGTCGAACTGCCGCAGATTCGTGTCAGCTTCTGGCAGGCAGATGAGACGGGACAGTTGCTGCCTGCGCCGGATAGCCCGGCTGTCGGCTTGCCAGGCCTGCGTGTACTGATCATTCCGCCAAGCCTGGAGTCGGCTCCGCAAGCCGAGCTACTCGAACGTCACCGTGCGCCGCTGCGCCAGCTGCACGGCCACGGCACGGTGCTGGCGTCGGTGTGTATCGGTGTGTTTTTCATTGCCGCCAGCGGCCTGCTCGACGGGCGCCCGGCCTGTACCCACTGGAACTATGTGCATGCGCTTGCCCAGCGCTTCCCCAAGGTGCGGGTGGAGGCGCAGCAGCCGTTGCTGGATGACGGTGATATCGTGACCTCGGCCGGGCTCATGGCCTGGACCGACCTGGGCCTGCGCCTGCTGGAACGCTTTCTCGGGGCGACGGTAGCGCGGGAGACCGCCCGCTACCTGGCCGTCGACCCGGTCGCGGCGCCGCTGCCCGGGGCTGTGTTCAATCCGCGTCTGGATCATGGTGACGAAGCGGTGCTGAAAGTGCAGCACTGGTTGCAGGGCAGTGGCGGGCAGGAAGCCGACCTTGCTGCGATGGCGGCCTGCGCCGGGCTGGAGGTGCGCACATTCCTGCGGCGCTTTCGTGCCGCGACCGGGTTGCGCCCAACCGAGTACTGCCAGCAGGTAAGGGTGGGGCGTGCGTGCCGTTTGCTGGAATTCACCCGGCGCAACGTCGAGCAGATTGCCTGGGGTGTCGGCTACCAGGACCCGGGCGCATTTCGCAAGGTGTTCCAGCGCATTACCGGCCTGACCCCGAGTGACTATCGACGGCGTTTTGCGGTATCAGGCTAGGGCAGTCAGAAACCACTTGACCTTGACTTTACTTGAGGTTTTACCCTGCACGGCATCGCGAAACGTACGTCCGTAACCAGGAGAACGTCGATGTCGGCAAACCCTCATGCCCTGTGGTTTACCCAAATGATCGAATACGAAGTGCCCAGCATGTGCCAGCAAGCGCTGGCCCAGGCGCTGGTAGCGCGCAGCGAGGCGCTGGCCACGCGCTGTGAAGGGTTGCAAGGTGTCAGCATCCAGGCCAGTGACGATGGCAGCCGGGTGCTACAGTACCTGCAATGGCAGTCACGCCAGGCCTGGGCAGCGGCGGCCGTGTACTTCGTCGAGGAGCCCTTCCTTGAACTGCTGGGCCAGCATCAGGCGCGTGGCGTCAACTTTGCTGCTTACCAGACCCTGCGCAGCCTGGTGCGCGGCGCCGATGGTGGCCTGCAGTGCGAGGTAGGTGAGCCTCACGCATACCAGGGGGCATAGTGCGGGTAGCGGTCCAGACGGGCGCCGATGACCATTTCGCTGATCCACGCCGCCAGGATCGAGCTTCGTAGGCTTTCTGGCTCGCCTCGCTGGACAGCGCGTGGTCGGCACCGTCGACAAAACGATGGGTGAGTGAGTGGGCACTGACAAATGCCGAGCGGTAACTCATCAGTGTGCTGTGCGGCACGTAGTCGTCCTGCTCGGACTCCACCAGCAACACATCCCCGCCGAATTCTGCGCATGCTGCCAGTGCGCGATTGTCTGCCGGGCCCAGCGATTGCTGGCGGTAGGCGTTGAGGCGTTGGCGGTCGAGGGTTTGCTTGGGGGTGTTCCATTCGTCGTCCCAATACATGGCGGGTACCCGTAGGGCCAGCCATTTGACTGGCCGTTCGCGGGTCAGCAACGTTGCCAGGTAGCCGCCGTAGCTACTGCCGATAATGGCGATGGCACTGCTGTCTACGGCCGGATGGCTGAGCAGCCGGTCGTAGGCCACCAGCAGGTCCCGCAGGTTCTGTTCACGGGTGACCGTCAGGCGCTGGCTTTCGGTCTTTTCGTGGCCGCGCAGGTCGAAGGTCATGCACACGCAGCCCAGCCCGGTGATGTGCCGGGCACGGGCCAGATCACGCTGCTGGCTGCCGCCCCAGCCATGCACGAAGAGGATGCCCGGCATCTTGCTGCCAGGGCTGACCAGGGTGCCGACAATGCTGTCGTTGTCGACTTGCAGTTCAACGGTTTCACTCTGAACGGCCATGTTCGCGAATTCGCGCAAATTTGCTGAGTTGTCCGAGTTCACTGTCGTTTCCTTGGTAGAAAAGGGTGGCGTCATCCGGCAGTTCGGGCGTGCCGAATACTTCGTGGGTGGAGGCCCGCACCTGCTGCAATGCCGGATCATCGGCAAACGCCTGCAGGGCCAGCAACTCGGCACTGCTGGCACCGCCCAGGCGCCAGGATTGTTCGAGCACACCGCTGCGCAGGTGGCCCTGAGGGTTCAGGCCACGCGCGATGTCGTAATTGCGCCGCGAGGCGATGAAACCAGGGAAGTGCTGCTCGGCAGCCTGCTCGTAGGCGATGGCCTGGTTGATGGCCAGGCGCAGGTGGTCTTCCAGTGGTAATTGCAGCAGCGCCTGGTAGTCACCGCGTACCACTACCAGGTCGGAACCGCCGTACACCTCGGTGCCCTCGTGGTCGCGGGTCAGTTGCTGGGTGCCGTGATAGCTGCAAGTCAGGCCGGCGACGCGTACTTGGCCGACACTGAAGGTTTGCACGTCGCTCAGGTCTTCTTCGAGTACCAGCCCCCACAGTGCCAGGTCTTGGTCCTCCACGGCAGCCAGCAGCGGCTCTAGCGCGCTCGCCGTGGTGATGACCTGCTGCCCGCGGCCTGCGCAGGCCAGCACGGGTTTGACCCTGAGGGGGCCGTCGAGCAGCAGTAAATGTGCGGCGGCGCGCGCATCGGCTTTGCTGAATACGGTATAGCCGCGCAGCAAGGCGTCGCTTGCTTGCCGGGCAAAGTCATCGGTCCAGCCTGGCGGAAAGCTGGCCCCGGCCGGTAGCGGGTGGGAGATCGCCTTGGTTGCCATGTAGGGGTGTGGCACCAGCCCGCCGAACAGGTCCTGCTCACTGCAGATGCCCATGGCGGCATGGCGTTTGGGGTCGACCAGGGTTTCGGTCGGGAGGTAATAGTAGTGATCAGCGGCGGTGGGGGAATGGGCGGGCTGAACGTGCTGGCAGCCCAACAGGCCGGCCAAGCCATCGGCGAGCTTGAGGTGCACGGCATGTTCATGTTCAGGCGTCTGTTCGCGGGTGTCGAGCAACACCACGCCGGCTTTCCGGTCGCAGGCACTGGGCATGGTCATTTGCCTATGTGCAATGAATGTACTGTGTGTGAAGCCGGTGCTTTGCGGAAGTTCAGCGGAACTTGATCGGTGGTCCTGGCCCTGTTGTAGGAAGTGTCCTGTTGGCAAAGGGCGTGGTGGGCAATGCATGCCGTGTCTTGGTCGTCGTGATTGCAGCGCTTTGGCGGCTGTTCCATTATCGGCGTATTGGATCAACCGTGATGTAGCCGCAGGAGAGCGCATGAACGTCCAGACCACCCTTGAGCAAAGCGTGCCTCAGCGCTTGGCACGCGTGCGCCAGGCCATGGCAGCAGGGGGCATCGATGCCTTGCTGGTACCCTCGGCCGACCCCCACCTTTCAGAATACCTGCCCGGCTACTGGCAGGGGCGCCAGTGGCTGTCGGGTTTTCACGGCTCGGTCGGCACGCTGGTAGTCACGCGCGGCTTTGCGGGGTTATGGGTCGATAGCCGGTACTGGGAGCAGGCGGACCAGGAACTGGCCGGCAGCGGTATCGAACTGATGAAGCTGTCACCAGGCAAGCCCGGGGCGCTGGAGTGGCTGGGCGATAATGTCGAGGCCGATGGTTGCGTTGCGGTGGATGGTGCGGTCATGGCCCTGGCTTCGGCGCGCCAGCTGGGTGAGCGGCTGAAGGTGCGCGGGGCGCGCCTGGTGACCGACAAGGACCTGCTGGAGCAGGCCTGGGACGGGCGCCCGGCGCTGCCAGGTAACCCTGTGTACCAGCACTTGCCGCCACACGCCACGGTGAACCGGGCGGAAAAACTTGCACAACTACGCCAGGGCATACAGGCCAAGGGGGCCGACTGGCACTTTATTGCGACGCTCGACGACATCGCCTGGCTGTTCAACCTGCGTGGCAGTGATGTCTCTTACAACCCGGTTTTCCTGGCCTTCGCCTTGATCAGTCAGCAGCAGGCCATCCTGTTCGTGGGCCAGGACAAGGTGGACGCGCACCTGCGGCAGGTGCTGGCGGTCGACGGTATCGAGGTGCGCGACTACAGCGAGGCAGGCCAGGCCCTGGCCGCCGTACCGGCGGGGGAGCGGTTGCTGGTGGACCCCGCCCGTGTCACCTGCGGCCTGCTGGGCAACCTGGTGGCAGAGGTGGTGCTGGTCGAGGGGCTCAACCCCACAACCCTGAGCAAGTCTTGCAAGGGTGACGATGACTTGGTGCATATCCGCCAGGTCATGGAGCAGGACGGTGCGGCCTTGTGTGAATTCTTTGCCTGGTTTGAAGCTAACTTTGGCCAGGAGGTCATTACCGAGCTGACGGTTGACGAGCAATTGAGTGCCGCACGTGCCCGGCGCCCGAACTTTGTGTCGCTGAGTTTTTCGACCATTGCGGCCTTCAATGGCAATGGCGCCATGCCGCACTACCGTGCCACCGAGCAGTCGCATGCGGTCATCGAGGGGGATGGCTTGCTATTGATCGACTCGGGCGGGCAATACCTGGGGGGCACCACCGACATCACCCGTATGGTGCCAGTCGGTAACCCCAGCCATGCACAGAAGCAGGACTGCACCCGGGTACTCAAGGGCATGATCGCCCTGTCGCGTGCCACTTTCCCGCGAGGGGTACTGTCGCCGTTGCTCGACGCCATTGCCCGGGCGCCGATCTGGGCTGACCAGGTCGATTATGGCCACGGTACCGGGCACGGGGTGGGCTACTTCATGAACGTGCACGAAGGGCCGCAAGTGATTGCCTACCAGGCGGCACCTGCACCGCAGACGGCGATGCAGGCGGGCATGATCAGTTCGATCGAGCCGGGTACGTACCGCCCGGGGCAGTGGGGCGTACGTATCGAGAATTTGGTGGTCAACCGTGAAGCGGGCAAGAGTGCCTTCGGCGACTTCCTGCGCTTCGAGACCTTGACGTTGTGCCCGATCGATACCCGCTGCCTGTTGCCCGAGCTGCTGGCTAAGGAAGAGGTGGAGTGGTTGAACGGCTACCACGCGAACGTGCGTGAGCGTTTGGCACCGCTGCTCAAGGCCGATGCACTGGCCTGGCTGGAGGCGCGTACCGCGCCGCTCTAAGGGCAAATGAAAAGGGCAGCTTGCGAGCTGCCCTTTTTCTACTTGCAGATGACGATCATGCTGCGGCTGGTGTAACCCGCCGGGTTGATGCCGAACAAGTAGTCACCCGCTTCTTCATCGCTATCGCCCGAACGTGCAATGACCCGGTAGCCACGCGTGCTGCAGGAGGTCGCGGCCTTGCTGTAGCAGTTGTCCCATGAAGAGGAAAGGCCGGAGCAATTGATATGCAGGCCCTTCTTGCCCCTTTTGACCTCAGTCTTGGCTGTAGCGGCGCATCCAGCAATAGCCAAGATGGCCAGGATGAGAAAAATACGTTTCATTCCTGTCCTTAAATGCAGGGCGGATCAGCTGCCTGGCCCTGTCGTTTTCGCTTTGCTTCTTCCTGAAATATCCCCAGCGTCCGTGTTCGGTCCAGTAGATAGCTTAAAGATGATGATTCTGTGACAGCTTAATCAGCGAGGCGGGCGGCTACAATCACTAATCCTGTCTCAAATGAAAATATTTCTCATATCAGTCTGCCGCGACAGCCGGGGTGGGCTCTTGGCGCATGGACAGGGTTGTGCCAACAGAGGCAGCGATGATTGCCCCAATTGCCAGCCACTGAGTGACTGTCAGCACCTCGCCGAGGAACAGCAGGCCGGACAATGCGCCAAACGCCGGTTCGATGCTCATCAGGGTGCCGAAGGTGCGGGCCGGGATGCGCGTGAGGGCAACCATTTCCAGGCTGTAGGGCAGGGCGGTGGACAGCACTGCAACGGCCAGAGCCACGGGGATCAAGGCAGGTGTGAGCAGTGCGCTACCGGCGTGGGCAATACCGATGGGGGCGACGAACAGGGCCGCGACTACCACCCCCAGGGCGGCACTCTGGATACCGTGCTCGGCGCCGGCAC includes the following:
- the mnhC1 gene encoding Na(+)/H(+) antiporter subunit C1 (*Name mnhC1) encodes the protein MEEVIAVAIGVLAASGVWLILRPRTYQVIMGLCLLSYGVNLFIFSMGSLFIGKEPIIKDGVTQDLLHYTDPLPQALVLTAIVISFAMTALFLVVLLASRGLTGTDHVDGRERDE
- the mrpA gene encoding Na(+)/H(+) antiporter subunit A (*Name mrpA), with product MSLIVLLLLPFVGSCLAAVLPHNARNAESILAGLVALVGTVQVALLYPQIADGGVIREEFLWLPSLGLNLVLRMDGFAWLFSLLVLGIGTLVSLYARYYMSPQDPVPRFFAFFLAFMGAMLGLVISGNLIQLVFFWELTSLFSFLLIGYWHHRADARRGAYMALMVTGAGGLCLLVGALLLGHVVGSYDLDKVLAAGDTIRQHALYPVLLPLILIGALSKSAQFPFHFWLPHAMAAPTPVSAYLHSATMVKAGVFLLARFWPVLSGSEEWFWIVGGAGALTLLLGAFAAMFQNDLKGLLAYSTISHLGLITLLLGLNSPLAAVAAVFHILNHATFKASLFMAAGIIDHESGTRDIRRLSGLIRLVPYTATLAMVASASMAGVPLMNGFLSKEMFFAETVFISSTAWVEATLPVIATLAGTFSVAYALRFTVDVFFGPTAQDLPHTPHEPPRWMRAPVELLVLTCLVVGIFPAQSVGPLLAAAALPVVGGTLPEYSLAIWHGWNAPLIMSLVAMTGGIVLYLLLRKQLRLGRFPYPPVIERFNGKRLFEHGLVHLMLLARHTERLLTTRRLQSQLFMLVVAAFLAGLTPMLYSGLSWGDRPKIPGSGVFVALWLIAIACAIGAAYQAKYHRLAALIMVSVCGLMTCITFVWFSAPDLALTQLVVEVVTTVLILLGLRWLPRRIEGVSPLPGSLERARMRRLRDLLLAVLVGGGMALLSYAMLTRPTPNDISSFYLSRALPQGGGTNVVNVMLVDFRGFDTLGEITVLVAVALTVFALLRRFRPPKESMQLPAQQRQLAPDVVTDLINPRHATDTALGFMMVPAVLVRLLLPIALLVSMYLFMRGHNQPGGGFVAGLVMSVAFILQYMVAGTQWVEAQMSLRPLRWMGTGLLCATLTGVGAMLLGYPFLTTHTAHLHLPLLGDVHVASALFFDVGVYTVVVGSTLLILTALAHQSVRAYRPGNSSKSSQAGAA
- the sutR_1 gene encoding HTH-type transcriptional regulator SutR (*Name sutR_1) — translated: MHKDTSHRASVLQHVSLNVRSLRNAAGLSQTVLAERSGVSRRMLVAIEAGEKNVSLTTLDLIAEALGVAFSTLIQAPDQRDPGRIEELAWAGEYPQSKAVLLGSSAARREVELWEWTLAPGEFYSSEADAEGWSEQIYVAEGQLTLVIEGVEHRLLVGQFHVFPSNCRYAYRNDGVVAVRFVRNVVI
- the sttH_2 gene encoding Streptothricin hydrolase (*Name sttH_2); translated protein: MSKQALIIIDIQNDYFPGGKWTLDGADQAADNAARLLAAARQRGDLVVHVRHEFDSADAPFFAPGSQGAAIHAKVEPVPGEPVVLKHKVNAFLGTDLEHTLDRHGVEALTIVGSMSHMCIDAATRAAADLGYTVTVAHDACATLPLEFDGKQVPAAQVHDSAMAALAFAYASVVRTDDLLKG
- the rhaR_1 gene encoding HTH-type transcriptional activator RhaR (*Name rhaR_1), with translation MRAKTDTPASLDIGLLLYAGVQRAAVHGLADLFLVANRVAAELGAVELPQIRVSFWQADETGQLLPAPDSPAVGLPGLRVLIIPPSLESAPQAELLERHRAPLRQLHGHGTVLASVCIGVFFIAASGLLDGRPACTHWNYVHALAQRFPKVRVEAQQPLLDDGDIVTSAGLMAWTDLGLRLLERFLGATVARETARYLAVDPVAAPLPGAVFNPRLDHGDEAVLKVQHWLQGSGGQEADLAAMAACAGLEVRTFLRRFRAATGLRPTEYCQQVRVGRACRLLEFTRRNVEQIAWGVGYQDPGAFRKVFQRITGLTPSDYRRRFAVSG